One Dromiciops gliroides isolate mDroGli1 chromosome 3, mDroGli1.pri, whole genome shotgun sequence DNA segment encodes these proteins:
- the NR0B1 gene encoding nuclear receptor subfamily 0 group B member 1 gives MACLDRCSCCADNRRQSSILYSILKSEEQKRETQEQEPEQEQQQQQQQQQQLLGRAHRQGQGCSCGSQRRVALKSPQVACKAASAVLVKTLRFVKNVPCFQELPLDEQLVLVRSCWAPLLVLGLAQDRVHFETVETSEPSMLQRILTTRRRDPEDEEPQPSTSPPALPEPLALTDPLQPPSAAQVQAIKGFLTKCWSLDISTKEYAYLKGTVLFNPDLPGLHCVQYIQGLQREAQQALNEHIRMLHRGHQARFAKLNVALSLLRSINANVIAELFFRPIIGTVNMDDMLLEMLCAKL, from the exons ATGGCTTGCTTGGACCGATGCAGTTGCTGCGCGGACAACAGGCGTCAGAGCAGCATCCTCTACAGCATCTTAAAAAGCGAGGAGCAGAAGAGGGAGACCCAGGAGCAGGAGccggagcaggagcagcagcagcagcaacagcagcaacagcagctgcTGGGACGGGCACACAGACAGGGGCAGGGTTGCTCCTGCGGCTCCCAGCGCAGGGTGGCCCTGAAGAGCCCGCAGGTGGCCTGCAAGGCGGCCTCCGCTGTCCTGGTGAAGACGCTGCGTTTTGTGAAGAATGTGCCCTGCTTCCAGGAGCTGCCCCTCGATGAACAGCTTGTGCTAGTCCGAAGCTGCTGGGCGCCGCTGCTAGTGCTCGGACTGGCACAGGACCGAGTGCACTTCGAGACAGTGGAGACCTCGGAGCCCAGCATGCTTCAAAGGATACTGACCACCAGGCGGCGGGACCCCGAGGACGAGGAGCCGCAGCCGTCTACGTCGCCTCCCGCCCTTCCCGAGCCCCTGGCCCTGACCGACCCCTTGCAGCCACCCTCTGCCGCCCAAGTCCAGGCTATCAAAGGTTTTCTGACCAAGTGCTGGAGCCTGGACATCAGCACCAAGGAGTACGCCTACCTCAAGGGGACTGTGCTCTTCAACCCGG ACCTCCCAGGGCTGCACTGTGTTCAGTACATCCAGGGACTTCAGAGGGAAGCTCAACAAGCTTTAAATGAGCACATCAGGATGCTTCACAGAGGGCACCAGGCCAGATTTGCCAAGCTGAATGTTGCTCTGTCCCTGCTGAGATCCATTAATGCTAATGTCATTGCTGAACTCTTCTTTAGACCTATCATTGGTACAGTAAATATGGATGATATGCTATTGGAGATGCTCTGTGCAAAGTTATAA